A genome region from Glycine max cultivar Williams 82 chromosome 5, Glycine_max_v4.0, whole genome shotgun sequence includes the following:
- the LOC100527245 gene encoding Cytochrome c oxidase subunit 6a, mitochondrial-like, with protein MATSLVRSGFLRSALRGSARGSQVPKRNFASSGHHDDAYETAKWEKITYLGIVSCTGLAVYNLSKGHPHFKEPPAYPYLHIRNKEFPWGPDGLFETKHHEEH; from the exons ATGGCGACATCGCTGGTGCGATCGGGTTTTCTTCGAAGCGCCCTAAGAGGAAGCGCTCGTGGCTCCCAGGTTCCGAAGCGAAACTTTGCTTCCTCTGGTCATCACGATGATGCAT ATGAGACGGCCAAATGGGAGAAGATTACATATCTAGGCATTGTTAGTTGCACTGGTTTAGCCGTTTATAATCTATCAAAGGGCCACCCACACTTCAAAGAACCTCCT GCTTACCCATATTTGCATATCCGCAATAAGGAATTCCCCTGGG GTCCCGATGGACTATTTGAAACGAAGCACCATGAAGAGCATTAG